In a genomic window of Numenius arquata chromosome 5, bNumArq3.hap1.1, whole genome shotgun sequence:
- the OSTC gene encoding oligosaccharyltransferase complex subunit OSTC isoform X2, translating to METLYRLPFAVLECPNIKLKRPSWVHMPSAMTVYALVVVSYFLITGGIIYDVIVEPPSVGSMTDEHGHQRPVAFLAYRGYLMG from the exons ATGGAGACGCTGTACCGCCTGCCTTTCGCCGTTCTCGAGTGCCCCAACATCAAGCTGAAGCGGCCGAGCTGGGTGCACATGCCCTCGGCCATGACCGTGTACGCGCTGGTGGTGGTGTCCTACTTCCTCATCACCGGAG GGATTATCTACGACGTGATCGTGGAACCTCCCAGCGTGGGGTCGATGACAGACGAACACGGGCATCAGAGGCCAGTGGCTTTCTTGGCATACAG GGGCTACTTGATGGGTTAG
- the OSTC gene encoding oligosaccharyltransferase complex subunit OSTC isoform X1 → METLYRLPFAVLECPNIKLKRPSWVHMPSAMTVYALVVVSYFLITGGIIYDVIVEPPSVGSMTDEHGHQRPVAFLAYRVNGQYIMEGLASSFLFTMGGLGFIILDRSNAPNIPKLNRFLLLFIGFVSVLLSFFMARVFMRMKLPGYLMG, encoded by the exons ATGGAGACGCTGTACCGCCTGCCTTTCGCCGTTCTCGAGTGCCCCAACATCAAGCTGAAGCGGCCGAGCTGGGTGCACATGCCCTCGGCCATGACCGTGTACGCGCTGGTGGTGGTGTCCTACTTCCTCATCACCGGAG GGATTATCTACGACGTGATCGTGGAACCTCCCAGCGTGGGGTCGATGACAGACGAACACGGGCATCAGAGGCCAGTGGCTTTCTTGGCATACAG agtaAATGGGCAATATATTATGGAAGGGCTTGCATCCAGCTTCCTCTTCACAATGGGTGGCCTAGGATTTATAATTCTGGATCGATCCAACGCACCAAATATCCCCAAGCTGAATAGGTTTCTTTTGCTCTTTATTGGATTTGTCAGCGTGCTTTTGAGCTTCTTCATGGCCAGAGTTTTCATGAGGATGAAATTACC GGGCTACTTGATGGGTTAG